The Vibrio echinoideorum DNA window ATGAATCTGTCCAGTGCAGTACATCTGGTGTTGCGATTGGGCCGATCTCTTTGCGTACCCAGTCTTTCACTTCTTTATGAAGTTCTGCGGTTGGGAACTCGCCATCATTCAGTGTTATGTAAGCGTAAATTGCTTGGCCTTTAATATCATGAGGGATACCCACAATCGCTGCCTCTGCAATCTTATTGAATGCGACTAGAGCTGATTCAATCTCTGCGGTACCCATACGGTGACCAGATACGTTAAGCACGTCATCCACACGACCAGTAATCCAATAATATCCGTCTTCATCACGACGAGCGCCATCACTGGTGAAGTACATACCCTTAAAGGTAGAGAAGTAAGTCTGTTCAAAACGGTCATGATCACCATGAACGGTACGCATTTGGCCAGGCCAAGAATCAAGAATCACGAGATTGCCGTCGGTTGCTCCCTCAATGATGTTGCCCATGTTATCAACAAGCGCTGGTTGCACGCCGAAGAATGGACGAGTCGCTGAACCTGGTTTTAAGTCCGTTGCGCCTGGCAATGGTGCGATTAAGATACCGCCTGTTTCTGTTTGCCACCATGTATCAACAATCGGAGACTGCTCGTTACCAATGGTTTTGTAGTACCACTCCCAAGCTTCAGGGTTAATAGGTTCACCTACTGACCCCATGACTCTTAGGCTGTCACGAGAAGTGCCTTCAACGGCTTCATTGCCTTTGGCCATTAATGCTCGAATCGCGGTTGGCGCTGTATAAAGAATATTTACTTGGTGCTTATCGACCACTTCGCTCATACGGCTTGTGTTCGGGTAATTAGGCACGCCTTCAAACAGAATGGTTTTTGCACCATTGGCAAGCGGCCCGTAAACAAGATAAGTGTGTCCTGTGATCCAACCCACATCTGCTGTACACCAGAAAGTTTCGCCTTCTTGGTAATCGAATACGTATTTGAAGGTCATTGCGGCATAAACCAGGTAGCCACCTGTGGTGTGCATTACACCTTTAGGCTTACCTGTGGAACCAGACGTATAAAGAATGAAGAGAGGATCTTCCGCATTCATCTCTTCTGGTGGGCAATCTGCCGATACATTTGCGATAGCATCATGCCACCACACATCACGGTGTTCGTGCCACGCCACATCGCCGCCAGTGCGTTTGAATACGAAAACCTTCTCGATGTTTTTTACTTCAGGGTTGGTGAGTGCTTCGTCGACATTTTTCTTCAGTGGAACCGCACGGCCACCACGCACGCCTTCATCGGCAGTGATAACAACTTTAGAGTTGGAATCGATAATACGACCAGACAGTGCTTCTGGAGAGAAACCACCAAATACCACAGTGTGGACAGCACCGATACGTGTACACGCCAGCATAGCCACTGCCGCTTCAGGAACCATTGGCATATATAAACAAACCACATCGCCTTTGCGTACGCCTTGCTCTTTTAGAGCATTTGAAAACAGGCATACATCTTTGTGCAGTTCATTAAAAGTTAGAGTTTTGTCATCAGCCGGATCATCGCCTTCCCAGATGATGGCGACTTCATCACCGCGCTCAGCAAGGTGACGGTCGATACAGTTAGCCGAAACATTAAGCGTGCCATCTTCAAACCAGCGGATATCGATGTGGCCAGGGTCAAAAGAGGTGTTCTTTACCTGTGTGAAAGGTTTAATCCAATCAACGATTTTTCCGTGTTCACCCCAAAAGCCTTCAGGGTCAGATACAGATTGTTGGTACATGGCTAGGTAAGTGTCATTATCCGCGTGCGTCGTTGATTTAATATTTTCTTTTACCGGATAAACGTGGGCTTCACTCATTGCATCTCTCCTTGTGCCTACATTCTTAATGAACTGGCAACTTCCTTTGTGTTCAGTTTCTAAGTCTATTACAGGACTGTCGTTGTGCTATCACTCTCGGCTAGGATGGCGATTTCCACAATTAGACTTTAGGATGAGACGCTGCTTTTCACTTAGAAAATAGCGAGTTAAGTTCATTTTTGCGATATTGCTCTCTATGCAGAGAGGCAATGGTTGAATTAAGAATAAGAAGAGTTGAAACGAGGTAAATCACCGTATTTAAGGCGAACAAAGATCAGGGCTGCGGAGATAGCATCTTGTAATGCATCATGTTTATTGACCGGGATAGGCAAATCCAGCTGGCGGCAGATGGCGTCCATACTGAGATCGAAGTAGGCATTGGGCAGCTGCCTTTCGAGTTTTTCTTGATAGAGCAGGCTCACTTCGACTAACCGGTTAGGCAATGGAAATCCGAGTTGTTTTAAACAGGCGCGATCGAGAATTTTTTTATCGTAGCGGATGTGATATCCGACTAAAGGGCGATTACCGATGAAATCCAGCAGCTCAATTAGAGCTTGTTTCTCTTCTATGCCGTGCTTTAGATCTTGATGGCGAATGCGATGGATTTTGATGGAATTGGAATCGAGTGACTGCGGTGCTCGTAGTCGAACTTCAAAAGGTTGGCTGGTAATGATTCGGTTACCGATGATCTTTGTCGCGGCAATAGTGACTAATTCCGCCTGATTAGGGTCGAGGCTGGTGGTTTCACAATCGAGCGATACATATTCATTATGGGTAGGCGCGGCAAAAAAAGGCTGATAGGGGGAGCCTTTAAGTTTGTGATGCCAGTAATAACGAACCAATCTATTCATCGTTCAGCCGCCTAGTCTCTTATTTGATAGTGGTAGCCTAGCCATTGCTTGAATTTCTTCACCACATGCAAGCTATGACGAAGCAGATCCCTGTCTGCTCGCTCCATCAACTTCACGTTAATTTTATTGCTGCTGTGTTGTTGGGATAACCGCTGAGATAAGCGCCACTTAAAGAATTGCTTGAGCGCTTCGTTAAGGTTATCGGCGGTACTTTGCTCCAATACATTTTTACCGACTAGGTGCTCAATCCGCTCAAAGGTGTTGTTGACCGTGACACCATGCTCAAGGCTGAGTGCCCGAATGCCATGCACGATAGGGAAAATACCGCCTTGTTTGATATCGAGCCCTGACTTGGACTGTTTAACATTGCCAAACAGGGTGAGGGGAACGGAAAAGTTCAGGGCAGGGCGACAAAATTCGGTGAGGATTAACTCCTGTCCCAACATTAAATCACTGAGGTGTTGTTTCACTGGTTTTAAGAGTTCTCTATTACCTGCTACAGCATGGGCATCCGCCATGATCGCGATGTCCATTACGGTTTCTGGTGTGGCTTTTCTTACCCAACTCGTGAGGGTTTGTTTCCATTCTTGCTGAGAGTGCACCCACTTAGGGTTGTTGACCATTACGTTGCCCGGGCAAAGAGGGTAGCCCAATTGCTGCAGGGTGTGGGTCAGGTCGTTCATAGCGCTTTGGCATTGGTGCCACTCTAAACCATCTTGAATGATGAGTGCATTATCTTGATCGGTTTTGAGAATTTGCTCTCCGCGGCCTTCAGAACCCAGAACGATTAAGCAGCAGTGATTGTGCAGCGCGGGTGGAATGATGAGCTCAAAGGCTTTCTCAATGATCTGCTCGTTGACCGCAGAAATTAGCTCCATGATAAAGCGCGTACGAATCCCGTTACTGAGCAAACTCTCGACCAGTTGACGCTGTTTGTTGGATGCCATTGCCAACTCTTCAACGCTGGTGGCTCGCGCAATACGTAAAGTGAGAACGTGTGAATGAGTGGAAAACGCACTGAGAATTTGCGTCATGTCCACCATACCTACCGCATTAAGACCATCACAAACCATCAGTCTTTTTACACGATTTCTGGTCATGGTAATCATGGCATTAAACAAAAAATCGCCTTGATTGACATACATTACCGGAAAGGTCGCAATATCACCGACAGGGGTATCTAGTGGGAAATTATCCAGCATTACAGTATGTAATAAATTGGTCCGTGTGACGATTCCATACGGTAAGGTACATGATGTTCCAAAAGCTTTTAGAACATCATGATCCAAATGAACCAAAGCTGAGTCTAAACCTTGTTCTTTAAGGGTTTGAGTGACTTGGTTGATAGGTTGATTCGGCTTTAGTATCAGTGGTGGGTGATAAATAGATTCATCCACTTTGGTCAAGATAAATTCGGCCAAGTTTTGTTGTTGCTGTGCTGCTTCAATCAATGCTTTTCGTGTCGATAAGTTACTATCAAAGTAAGCCGCGAATTGCCCGTTGGCGTGGTAAAGATTGAGAAAAACATCGGTTGGAAGTAGATAGCTTAAGGTATCTTCGAGTGCAATATATTGGTGTTTGGTATAAGCCTCGAATTGGCTGCGGACGTCAAAAATATCGTCATTGGCATAGTGTGCATATATTTCACCATCACTACTTGCCCGCTCTTCTACGGCGCCTTTAATCAGAATATGCAGATGACGACTTGGTCGGTCAGCTTCCAATATCACCTCGAGCGCTCGGTAGTAAACCACATCCAATGAAGAGCGCAGGGTTAACTGTTCGGCATCGGACAAACTATCGAAGGGTGGGTGCTGCATATTAAATTTATCAGGCATAAGCATCGAAACAAGTGGGAGTCTTTACTCAGTCTGACAAATTACCAGAGAAGCTCCAGACGACTTTAGTCTAAATGCGAATGTGGTTCTTGGCTGAAGCATGATCTTGATTGAAGTGTGAAATGACGATTGGGTTCAATATGGGAATGTTAT harbors:
- the acs gene encoding acetate--CoA ligase, translating into MSEAHVYPVKENIKSTTHADNDTYLAMYQQSVSDPEGFWGEHGKIVDWIKPFTQVKNTSFDPGHIDIRWFEDGTLNVSANCIDRHLAERGDEVAIIWEGDDPADDKTLTFNELHKDVCLFSNALKEQGVRKGDVVCLYMPMVPEAAVAMLACTRIGAVHTVVFGGFSPEALSGRIIDSNSKVVITADEGVRGGRAVPLKKNVDEALTNPEVKNIEKVFVFKRTGGDVAWHEHRDVWWHDAIANVSADCPPEEMNAEDPLFILYTSGSTGKPKGVMHTTGGYLVYAAMTFKYVFDYQEGETFWCTADVGWITGHTYLVYGPLANGAKTILFEGVPNYPNTSRMSEVVDKHQVNILYTAPTAIRALMAKGNEAVEGTSRDSLRVMGSVGEPINPEAWEWYYKTIGNEQSPIVDTWWQTETGGILIAPLPGATDLKPGSATRPFFGVQPALVDNMGNIIEGATDGNLVILDSWPGQMRTVHGDHDRFEQTYFSTFKGMYFTSDGARRDEDGYYWITGRVDDVLNVSGHRMGTAEIESALVAFNKIAEAAIVGIPHDIKGQAIYAYITLNDGEFPTAELHKEVKDWVRKEIGPIATPDVLHWTDSLPKTRSGKIMRRILRKIATGDTGNLGDTSTLADPSVVDKLIAEKAELA
- a CDS encoding 3'-5' exonuclease; the encoded protein is MNRLVRYYWHHKLKGSPYQPFFAAPTHNEYVSLDCETTSLDPNQAELVTIAATKIIGNRIITSQPFEVRLRAPQSLDSNSIKIHRIRHQDLKHGIEEKQALIELLDFIGNRPLVGYHIRYDKKILDRACLKQLGFPLPNRLVEVSLLYQEKLERQLPNAYFDLSMDAICRQLDLPIPVNKHDALQDAISAALIFVRLKYGDLPRFNSSYS
- a CDS encoding DUF294 nucleotidyltransferase-like domain-containing protein, whose amino-acid sequence is MLMPDKFNMQHPPFDSLSDAEQLTLRSSLDVVYYRALEVILEADRPSRHLHILIKGAVEERASSDGEIYAHYANDDIFDVRSQFEAYTKHQYIALEDTLSYLLPTDVFLNLYHANGQFAAYFDSNLSTRKALIEAAQQQQNLAEFILTKVDESIYHPPLILKPNQPINQVTQTLKEQGLDSALVHLDHDVLKAFGTSCTLPYGIVTRTNLLHTVMLDNFPLDTPVGDIATFPVMYVNQGDFLFNAMITMTRNRVKRLMVCDGLNAVGMVDMTQILSAFSTHSHVLTLRIARATSVEELAMASNKQRQLVESLLSNGIRTRFIMELISAVNEQIIEKAFELIIPPALHNHCCLIVLGSEGRGEQILKTDQDNALIIQDGLEWHQCQSAMNDLTHTLQQLGYPLCPGNVMVNNPKWVHSQQEWKQTLTSWVRKATPETVMDIAIMADAHAVAGNRELLKPVKQHLSDLMLGQELILTEFCRPALNFSVPLTLFGNVKQSKSGLDIKQGGIFPIVHGIRALSLEHGVTVNNTFERIEHLVGKNVLEQSTADNLNEALKQFFKWRLSQRLSQQHSSNKINVKLMERADRDLLRHSLHVVKKFKQWLGYHYQIRD